The following is a genomic window from Spirosoma foliorum.
CATGCAGTTCCAGATAAATGTTGTAGGCTTCCAGCGTTTCGAAGTCGAGTTGAATTGAATAGGTTGTGCCCCCGTTCTCAAGTTCAGTCAACAGTCGTAAAACCCGGTGGCTCACAGGCAATTTGGTAGCCAGAGCAGCTGGTATAAAGAATAATTTCATCCAGCGAAGCCAGTCAGCAGCCACTTCATCGGCAACGCTATAGGTCGTATTGTAGAGAATCATATGGAGACAAACACCCAATCGGCAAGGTAAGTTGACGGTTTGGTTGTTTCTTTGCTCTGAGAA
Proteins encoded in this region:
- a CDS encoding DUF4286 family protein; the encoded protein is MILYNTTYSVADEVAADWLRWMKLFFIPAALATKLPVSHRVLRLLTELENGGTTYSIQLDFETLEAYNIYLELHADGLRQRIQHRFGNQFISFATLLEDA